In Camelina sativa cultivar DH55 chromosome 16, Cs, whole genome shotgun sequence, a single window of DNA contains:
- the LOC104751084 gene encoding agamous-like MADS-box protein AGL61 → MVDVGEASTITCLPPAKQKPLRNPNLLANQKKETTPKKPRTTKGRQKIEIKEIEVENRRQVTFSKRRSGLFKKAAELSVLCGAQIGIITFSRCDRIYSFGNVDTLVDKYIRKTPVMLRTNPGCDVAAGDENHDGLMWWERAVESVAEEDMEEYKMALSLLRENLLTRISQMGNDRTVENLPAFPNEMAMADWKLSNESLMARNDRSYLGNDAGLDLAVPFMSPKPRQ, encoded by the coding sequence ATGGTGGATGTTGGAGAAGCTTCAACTATCACTTGCTTACCGCCCGCGAAACAAAAGCCCCTTCGAAACCCTAACTTGCttgccaaccaaaaaaaagagactacACCAAAAAAGCCTCGAACCACCAAAGGTCGACAAAAGATAGAGATCAAGGAGATCGAAGTTGAGAACCGAAGGCAAGTGACGTTTTCGAAACGCAGATCCGGTCTTTTCAAAAAAGCCGCCGAGTTAAGCGTTCTCTGCGGCGCACAGATTGGTATCATAACGTTTTCACGCTGCGATAGGATCTACTCGTTTGGTAACGTGGACACACTCGTCGATAAATACATTCGCAAGACTCCGGTGATGCTGAGGACGAACCCCGGATGTGACGTGGCAGCAGGAGATGAGAATCACGACGGTTTGATGTGGTGGGAGAGAGCGGTGGAGAGTGTAGCGGAGGAGGATATGGAAGAGTACAAGATGGCGTTGAGTCTGTTAAGGGAGAATCTACTGACGAGGATCTCCCAGATGGGTAATGATCGGACGGTTGAGAATCTTCCGGCGTTTCCAAATGAGATGGCAATGGCTGACTGGAAACTGTCTAATGAAAGCCTGATGGCTAGGAACGATCGAAGTTATCTAGGTAACGATGCTGGTTTGGATCTTGCGGTTCCATTTATGTCTCCAAAACCTAGACAGTGA